From Capricornis sumatraensis isolate serow.1 chromosome 19, serow.2, whole genome shotgun sequence:
ACGCTGCTGCGTCAATGTCTCCTCTATGGTAAAATGAATTCAGCCACAGATACACAAATATTCCCTCTGTTTTGGATTCCCTGCCCTTCTAGGTCACCActgagcactgaatagagttccctgtgctttacagtaggctCTTATTGTTGTCaactttttgggtttttttaaattgtttcattgTTTAATTTTCTTGGTGTTGGGTCACTAactcgtgttcaactctttgggaccccatggaccgcagcacaccaggcttccctgtgcttcagtgtctcccagagcttgctcaaactcatgtccatggagtcagtgctgccatccagccatctcaccctctggcgcccccttcccctcccgcgCCCGTGTCCTGAGtgttgtaaatagcgctgcagtgaacacggGGGGTTGGGGGGCATATATCTTTGACAACTGAGTTTTGTGTGACAGCATCCTTACCGACTAATTCTTTCAACTGTATTATTTATGGGTCCATCTTGATGGCTGCTTTTTCTCCTCCTTATGGttctattttcctatttcttgcGTGCTTAATACTTTCTGATGGGAATCAGACCATGTGAAGTTTACCGTTTGGTGCTGGATATTTCTACATCCTGCAACTATTCTTGATATTTGTTCTGGTTGCAGTTGAGTTACTTGGAAACAGTCTGATCCTTTTGGGATTTGCATTTAAGCTCTGTTAGGTGgggtccagggcttccctggtggctcagatggtaaagaatccacctgcaatgcaggagccaccgattccatccttgggtcaggaagatcccctggagaagggaatggcaccccactccagtattcttgcctgggaaatcccgtggacagaggagcctggcaggctacaggccaggggtcacaaagagtcggacctgactgagtgactaacattttcacttttcacaggtAGGGTCCAAGAAGCATTTGGTCCGGGGTAATTTCCCTGCTCCTGAGCTGAGACATGCCTACTCTGGCTGATGGTACAAACGACTACCCCCCGCCTTGTGTGAGCGCCAGCTGCTACTGTTTCCAGTCCTCATGGTGGTTCTCTCCCAGCCTTGGGTAGATCACCGGCCCCCCACCCCGTCCTGACCCAGCACGTGCTCACTGGGGCTCAGCCGACACTGCAGGGCAGCCTGTGCAGGCCTCCAgaactctctgtgtctctctcctcttcagcactctgccctgTGGGCTCCAGCGCGTGGTTCCTGGACTCTGCTCTGGAGACGCCGGGTCCTGGGCTTGCATCTAGTCCTGGACTCCACTCAGGAGACTCCGGGTCCCCTGCTTGCTTCTTGTCCTGGAAATACCCCAGCTGGTGCTCGCGTGCACAGCAGAGGGCGCACCTCCCTTGTTGTCTGTTGTCTTCACGGCCTGATGCCCAGTGTCTTTAAAGCTGTTGTCCGCTAGCTTTGCTGAGGTTTTCACTTGATTAAGTCAGAGGATAAACCTGGTCCTTGCTCTTCCATCTTAAATAAGATCAGATGTCCTCTTGCCTGTTTTACTCTGAAAGATTTCTTTACTGGTTTTACTGATTTTTACTTTTAGGCGGctctggatcttcgttgctggccgggctttctcgagttgcggcggctcctctccagctgcggtgctcaggcgtctcattgcagtggttctcttgttgcagagcaggggctctgggcactcgggcttcagtggctgtgggATCAGTCGTGAGGCTTGTGGATTCTAGAGAGTGGGCTCgggagttgtggtgcacgggcttaattgctctgaggcgtgggggatcttcccagaacagggattgaacccatgtcccccacactggcaggtgaattcttaactacCGCATCACCAGAGAAGCCAGTCTGTTTTTAAATAGAGCCTGGGAGcctatcatatttttttttaattcgagTTCACTTACaaaattgtgtttatttctgctatgcagcaaagtgattcagatacacacacagacacacagacacacacacaagtcccttggacagtgaggagatcaactcagtcaatcctaaagggaatcagctctgaatattccctggaaggactgatgctgaagctgaagctccaatagtttggccacccaGCTTCGGTCTGTCTGCCTCTGATGCCGTCTCTCAGCACCTACTGTCttacaactgaccttttccagtcctttggccactgctaagtttttgtacaagggttcccttttctccaccctttTCTCTCTACCATgtgttatttgtaggctttttaatgGTGGCCAATTTAACTGGCATGAGAAgctacttcattgtagttttgatttacttttCTCTAATACCTGGCAAGGTTGAAcaactgtatgtcttctgtggggaaatgtttcttttgttctgcccatttttcagttggattCTTTGGATTTTGtcattgttgagttgtatgagttatttatgtattttggaaattaagcccttgttggttccgtcattttcaaatattttctcccagtctgtagactgtctttttgttttgtgtatggtttcctctgctgtgcaaaagcttgcaAATTTCTTacgttccatttgtttatttttgcttttctattgGCTTCAAGACTGACCCAAGAAAACATtttacaatttatgtcagagaaagtTTTGCCTATGTTGTTTTCTAGGACTTTTATGGTGTTTTGCctcatgtttaagtctttaagccattttgttttttgtatagtaTGAGggagtattctaacttcattggTTTTTATGcaactgtccaactttcccagaaccacttgctAAAGGGACAGTCTTCctgcattgtatatttttgcctccttagtTGAAGATCAATTGATCAGAGGtgtctggatttatttctgggccctatattctcttccatttatccttatgtctgcttttgtgccaaAACCATgccattttgattactgtagctttgtagtatccTCTGAAGTCTAGAAGAGTTTTGCctcctactttgttctttttcatcatgattgctttggcaattctgggtcttttatgattccatataaattctaggattatttcttctagttctgtaaaaactgtcatgggtaatttgataagaATCACaataaatctatagattgttttgggtagcaTGACCATTttaactatattaattcttccaatccaagagcatgggctATCTTCcattctttgaatcatcttccaTTTCCTTTATTGATATTTTAGAGTTCTCAGCAcataagtctttcacctccttggtcaggtTTTTCCCTAAGTTTTTTTGTCTTTGGtgcaatttttaaaggtattGGGGacctgtcttttaaaatttgaattgacTCTGTTCAACTCTTAACTGGCAGAAATTACTGATAACTTCTGCTTCAAAAGGAAGATGAGACAGTGAAAAGTTTTCTTTCCAACCAGTTTTTCAAGTTttgagagctaaaaaaaaaaatatatatatatatatatatatatatcagacacTAAGAGGTGGAACTCTGGAGATCACCACCAACTGAATTCCACTGCTTGGCAATGGCACAGGTGTGTGGCCACTGCCTGGAGATTTGCAAAGGCAACTTCTGCCTAAAGTCAGGCTCTCTGCCTTCCCCCTGGGTGCCAGGAGAATGGGGGACCTGAAGAAATGACTCAGTGGTTTTGTGTTCACACTCAGCCCCTGGAAACACCCTGGGGCTGCTCGTTGCTGTGGGGGCCCAATGCTGGGCTGTGCTCCAGAAGCCCAGGAGCTCCTCCAGGGCCCAGAACTAGGTCCAGCCAGCCATGGAATCAGAACAGCCTGCGGGTGAGGCTGAGGCCAGTTTGcaccctggccctgccctggggaTTCTGACGAGTCACATGGCCTAGGAGGATAAGTTCCTGATGCCAGATCACAAAACAGGCCTCCTCACAGGCTGCTCCCTTGGGCCTGCCTCCTGCGCTGCTGTGAGCTTCTCCAACTACAGCTTTATCCAAAGACCTTGTTGACTCATGAGTTCCCGAGGCCTGAAACCTGGGCTCCTGGCTTGCTGGGGAATTGTGGGGGAGGGTCTCCAGATCTCATCCAGCTGGGGCTGTGCTAGTGCAATCAGCAGACAAGGCTTTAAGTGCATTCGTGAAATTCTGCAGACTCACAAGCAGTGGAGCGTGGACTGTGGGCTGCTGGCATCTGCAGAGAGAAAGGGCAGGTTTGGGGCTGGGGGGCCTCAGTGGCCATGcacaggccccccacccccaggctcctctgccaaaggGCCTCCATCCAGACACAGCATACAGGCTCCTGTGCAGGACCCGTGCCACAGGCCACCCCAGAGTCCAGGGGGGCGGGTCCCCAAGATGCTTCCTGGGGGACATTTAGGAAGTTAGGGTGAACTGTAACAAAAGTCCTTTAATCCTTAATCGGGATCCCAGTAAAGAGACAAGTCCATtggccaaaaatgaaaaagactctgaCAACCAGCATGCTGGGTAGCACTGATGCCATGGGCCCTGGGACTGTTTGCTCATCCGGGGCACCAAGACCTTTCCATTGCAACGGCCACGAGAGATGGGTGAGCAGGCCAGGACTTGGGCGAGGTTAGCACTGAGACTCCAGGACCAGGAAGGACTGGACTCTCAGTGGGAGGGTGGGCTGAGGCAGAGAACTCCATCTAAGGGTGGCACGGAAGACGTTTGTCCTGGCCCGAGCCCTGAATGCTTAGAAAGTCTCCTCTGTAACTCGCACCCAGGGCCAGCCTTCTAGTCAGCTTGCGATTCAAGTTGAAGCCACGTGCCTTGTCTTAGAAGCTCAAGCTGAGGATCCAGCAGAGGTGTGAGCAGTCCTGATATGGGCTTCTGGGCTCCTGGTTACAGGAGGAGCTGACTTCATAAAACTGTTTCCAGCTGGACATTTAGGATTTCGATATATCTTACATATATATCATGCTTCCGCTTACTAATGAAATCTAACCTAACATCTGTAGGGTATGGCTTTCCTTACAAACTGTCCCGTCATTGGATGCTGTTAAGGACTGAAGCACAGGTTGTTCAGCTGAAGACCCTGTTTCCTCTGGAATAGCCTCCAGCATGCGAGACCCCAGCAGAAGGAATTGCTAAGTGCTTGGGGCTGACATCAGGGGGAAAAACGCCAACCACCACCAACAACTGGGGTGTCTCCTCTTTTAAAAGCTCCGATCACCCCCACCTTGCTTCGTGGGGACATCTGGTGCAGATCCTAAAAGTCAACTCAGAACTGTTATTGATCAAATCACCAGAAAACAAGCCTTCAGTCAGCCTTGGTCTACCCGGTGAGCTCTTTTATTTAATCAACGAAGCTGGTTTTCATTGAGTATAGTTCAtctacaaagttgtgttagtttcaggtgtacagcagtgattcacaTACATAGATATTCAGATGTAtagatttaatatatatttagattcgtttccattacaggttattgcaAAATGTTGAACATAGATCCCTGAGCTATgtggtaggaccttgttgttgatCTGTCttatatatacagtagtgtgtgtctGCTAACCctaagctcctaatttatccctcccgtgcacctttcccctttggtaaccataagtctctTTTCTATGTGTGTGGGTCTActtatgttttgcaaataagttcatttgtatcactttttttttagattccaaagaagatatgatatatacatatatcacacatatcacatcttctttgagGAATTAGTCCCTGGAATGCTCATGGACTCCAGATAAAAACACAgcagttactttatttttttttttttttttcctagaaaggcTGTTTATTATTCTCTCCATGTATGTTTTAGTAAGTGGTGATGCTCTTGATCAAAGAATCCATTATTAACCTAATTTTGTAACAGAGGAAGAGGTAAAAAGATACTTGTTACCTTCTACAGAATCTATCAAGACAAAAATTAATAGCAATATAGGAAATTTGGAAACAGTAaaatttttggttttcatttcatgGATGGTGCTGCTGTTCCAACCTTATAAAGTAAAGCTGTCCACTTTCCAAATCCCAGAAATTAACAACCTCCAACCTTACCATACTAACCAGTGCCCTTTGGTTTCTTTAGAACAAGGGAGAGTTAAAGGGTTGATTATGGATGTACAATTTTGATTTTGGGACCTTTCACACATACAAATCATACTGAGCGGCCACTTACAGAGCAGTTTAAATGTTAACACATTAGCCAAATTAACTTGTTCCACCCACCCTATTGGAGGAGGAAAAATCCAACACCCATAAAACTACTTCACTTGACAGTATGTGTCTACCAACAATAAGTAGCTTAAACAACTTTTACCAGTAAGGTGTctagactgatttttaaaatgggcaagtgacattttaaaagtaaatataattgAAATTGAATCAATTATAATTTGAACCTAATGAACCATGCAGGAGTAAGGGTTAATAAACCAATGTGCTTTGAATTTGTTCAAGTACTGGTATTTCTGTATATAAAGATTTAGCGTATATAACAGCTATCATGAGAAGTGAAAAACACCTTATCcccagaaatgaaaatattaaaactaagttaaaatacataaagtaGTTAGTATTCCACACAGCATAAAATTTGACAAAGTTTACATGTCCCAGTTGACCATGTGTGAAAATGCAAAGCAGGTATTAAAACTGATATTATGTCCAATATTTAAAACCAGTTTGTAATAGGGGAAACATCTAAATCcttaattaaaaaacacaaatgaagtgaAAGCTTTAAACTGGTACACACTGTTCACACCTATATTTCAAGTTTGGAAATGCATATTTGCAAGCAGCAATACAAAAGTATTCATGAAGAATGCATAATCTctgaaaattatgaaaacatCCCTGCTaccaatacatttctaaatacaaAACTGACTACCATATTGTTACTTCTGTGTAGCAGGAGAAGTTCATTTTCAAAACAGATAAAATTCAGTCTTTAGGTGTGAATGGTATGAAtgacagtctttttttttgttttttgtttttgtttttttttttaaatttcttagtcGTTTGGGATCCTTAAGCATGCAAGCCTCAAAGAGGAGGGTCCATAAAGGAACCAGGGTGGTCTTATGGCATCCAGTTAAGCCAGAGCTGGGAATGCCTCTGGGTCATCCACATCAGGAGCAGAAGCACTTGACTTGTCAGTCCTGATGCCACGGTTTGGACGTCCGCCACGCCCACGCCCACCTCGTCCTCCCCTGCCACCACGTCCTGGGCGGCCAAGGTCTCCAAAATTGATCTCCAGCTGAGATGTTATATCATTTGCTGGCTTCCGGAAATGATGATCCATAACTGAGTCTTCAGCATGAGCCTCTTCACTTTTTGACTTATGAAGAACAAATCCCTTCTTCCACTGCCCATCAGCACCTTCATTTGGTTTTCGGATATTAAATTCTACTTTTGCCCGGTCCTTATTTTGAATAGCCTTCCACTCATCCAAAGTCATTTCTTTTGGACCCTCTTCCTTTACTTCTTCaacttcattttccttattttcagtGTCCGCAACTGGATGTTCTTCACCTTCAGGtgtttcctcagtcacatttgatTGTTCCAAGTCAGTTAATTCATCTTTGACAGTTCCCCAGTTGTGAGATCCGCTCCCTCCACGTTTGTCCTCATGCTTCAGGCCACTGTAATGTGAAAAAGAAGATCTATCACTTCCACTATGCCTATCAAATTCACGTTTGCCACGAGAATCAAAGCCATCTCCCCGGCCCATTCCACGTCCACGACCTCCTCGACCTCTTCCAAGACCACCACGGCCTCGGATAGGCCGGTCAATAATCGGTCTATCAACGGAaaattctcctccttcacccttttCTTCAAGTGGCTTTTCAAATCTTCTTTCACGAGGTGGTCGCCTTTCTGGTCTCCTATCAATTATCTTCCCTTCACCCTGAAGTTGTTGATCAGGTCTTCTTCCAACACGTCTTATTCCTTCTTTCTTAAGCGCCACAGGCGGCTGCGTCTCCTCCTTCTTGTCAACCACGCCGACGCTGGGGGGCAGCGGATTCTTGCGGTCTTTCTGGGACTCTTTACGCAGCTGTTTGCCCGCCGCATTGGAGTTGGTCTGAGCTGCGGCCTGAGCTGCGCTCTTGGCCCCAGGGCCCCCAACGCCGCCCCCGCCGGcttcttttttcttgttctctGCTGCCTTCAACACCTCGAAGGGGTCCGATTCGTCGTCAAATAACTGATCGAATCGGTTGGTGACCACGCAGCCGAAGCCTTCCTGTAAGTGCCCAGGCATGATGGTGGCTCGGCGGCGCGTTCCTCCACGGATTGCAGCGGGCCGCGCCGAGCCAAGAGCGCCTGCTTCAGCTCTTCCCACAAGATGGCCGGCCACAGCAGTTACTTTAAACTGCTAAAGAAGGCAAAATATTGGAAACCACTTAGATgtgaaattcataaaatgactaaGGAACTATTACATTCTCGGGTAGAGTGAAATAAGGTTAAAACTATGCTGTAGAAAATGTTTCTCCAACTCTGGGGAGGACCAGCTAACCTAAGAGAGCAAAGCCACGGGCTACAGCTCCATGTTACCAGCGATCCAGGCAATCCCGAGGCACCGGACCTCTGAGACCACTCCCAAAGCTTCCCAGGGGTCTGGGAGAGAGCATGGAAGCTCACGTCTTTCCCCCatatctttgttgttcagtcgctaagtcgtgtccaactctttgtgaccccatggtctgcagcacgccaggcttccctgtccttcaccatctcccagagtttgctcaaactcctgtccattgactccatgatgccatccaaccatctcatcctctgtggtccccttctcctcctgccttcaatctttcccaacatcagggtcttttccaatgagtcagctcatcacattAGGTAGCCatagtattggggcttcagcttcagcatcagtccttccaatgaacattcaggactgatttgctttaggatctccttgcagtccaacagaccctcaagagtcttctccaacaccacagatccaaagcatcagttcttcgctgctcagccttctttacggtccaactcttacatgcatacatgactactggaaaaaccatagctttgactagaccaatctttgtcagcaaagtaaggtctctgctttttaaaatgctgtctatgtttgtcatagtttttcttctaaggagcaagtgcctttaatttcctgactgcagtcaccatctgcaatgattcagCCCTTGTAGAGCCTTGCATTTTCCTGTTCCACTTGAGGCTGTGTCTTCTCTAAGCCTGCTGCTTTGCTGCCATCCTGGGGTTTCTCTTCATTCCTTATGGGACTTCTTTCTGTGCCTCTCCTCTGTTGAGTGGGAATTCCAGGACCCCATGTCTTATgttaggaggaaaagaggacgacagaggatggacgTGGgattgtgtgaactccgggagttggtgatggacagggaattctgAGAGAATTTGCTTTAGGACTTTGCTGATCCTAAAGCAAATTCCcccatgctgcaattcatggggtcgcaaagagtcggacaagactgagcgactgaactgaactgaactgaactgaactgaatgtcttatgctctggtggcttccctggaAAGAGTCCATCAGAGAGAAATTTTTTTGAGAACTAAACTGTCTGAAGACgccttttcttcctttgtatttgaatggCAGTTTACCTGGGTATTGAATTCTAGGTTAAAAGTCATTTTCCTGCAGAACTTTGAAGGCCTGACTCAGATGTCTGCTGGCTCTTGTTACAAAGGGAAGCCCGAGACCATTGTGATCCCCATGCCTTGGTGAGATTTGTTCATCCTTAGTGTTCCTTGAGGGtttttctggggggggggggggagtgcaTTTGGGTCCTTCAGCTCTCCAAAACtttcttgtattatttctttatgaGCTCTGATTTCTTTATTCTAGCCTTTTTGATTGCCTGTTATTCATATGTCAGATCTTCTGAGTTTTCTGTTAATTTCCTTTCTCCTACTTTTTTCTAGTTATTGACCTTTTATCCTTATTTTCCTGGGAGAGATCTTCGACTTTATCTTCTAGGCCTTACATTGTAGTTTTATTTCTGCCATCATCATATCTTTCATTTCTAAGTGTTTTTGTCCCTAGTATTCCTTTTTTATAAcatcttgtttttgtttcatgaaggcaatcattttaaaatccatttctctttgttgttgttcaatcactaagtcgtgtccagctctttgccaccccatcgactgcagcatgccagcttccctgtccttcactgtctcccagagtttgctcagactcatgtccactgagtcattgatgccatccaaccttctcatcttctgttgcccccttatcctcttctcaatctttcctagcatcagggtcttttccaaagagtcagctggaaaaggtggccaaagtattggagcctgcatcaggtggccaaagtatttggagcttcagcttcagcatcagtccttccagagaacattcagggttgattgtccttaggattgactgactggtttgatctccttgctgtggaatggactctcaagagtcttctccagcaccacagttcagaagcagcaattcttgggcactcagctttctttatggtccaactctcacatccacacatgactactggaaaaaccagagctttgactagacgaacgtttgttggcaaagtgatgtctctgctttttaatgtactgtctaggtttgtcatagttttccttacaaagagcaagcgtcttcatttcatggctgtagctacagtctgcagtgattttggagcccaagaaaacaaagtctgccactgtttccattatctatttgctatgaggtgatgggaccggatgccgtgatcttaggtttttgaatattgagttttaagccagctttttcactctcctctttcaccctcatcaagaggttctttagttccctttcactttctgcaattggggtggtgtcatctgcatatgctGTTGTCTATCAGGCTGAAATGATGAGTCATCCAGGCTCACTCCTCCGCTGACTTCTCTGAGTCTTGCCTCATCTGTTTTGGTCATCATTCTTCTTAAATCTTCATTCCGGGTCCAGTTTCGTTTTGCTGAAGTGCATGCTTCAGTCACAGTCTGTTACTGACactttccatttttgtttctctgaaaatattttcatttttgaatggTAGTTTAACAGAGTATAGAATTCCATGAGCCCTTCATGCCTTGGAGGGCCAGTGGAGCTTGAGAAGCACAGTGGGCAATATTGGAGGCCTCAGCAGGGGAGTTGAGGGGCTGACTGCAGGGCACACACTGGCCTGCTAGGGCCACTGCTGAGGCCTGGAGGTCACAGCAGAGAGCGAGGCCCAGGTGGACCAGGTGTGCACTCAGATCCAGTGGACACTAGCCTGCACTGGAAGCTACAGTGAGGTCCTGTGCCGCCTTGAATGTCCCCAGATGGGGGCCTTGGTACTGGCTGGGTAGAGGGCTGGCCTGTGCCAATGCCTTGGCCTCCAAGATCATGGGCAGAGAACAGGAGTGCTCATTTG
This genomic window contains:
- the LOC138094894 gene encoding SERPINE1 mRNA-binding protein 1-like, whose protein sequence is MPGHLQEGFGCVVTNRFDQLFDDESDPFEVLKAAENKKKEAGGGGVGGPGAKSAAQAAAQTNSNAAGKQLRKESQKDRKNPLPPSVGVVDKKEETQPPVALKKEGIRRVGRRPDQQLQGEGKIIDRRPERRPPRERRFEKPLEEKGEGGEFSVDRPIIDRPIRGRGGLGRGRGGRGRGMGRGDGFDSRGKREFDRHSGSDRSSFSHYSGLKHEDKRGGSGSHNWGTVKDELTDLEQSNVTEETPEGEEHPVADTENKENEVEEVKEEGPKEMTLDEWKAIQNKDRAKVEFNIRKPNEGADGQWKKGFVLHKSKSEEAHAEDSVMDHHFRKPANDITSQLEINFGDLGRPGRGGRGGRGGRGRGGRPNRGIRTDKSSASAPDVDDPEAFPALA